Proteins encoded in a region of the Zea mays cultivar B73 chromosome 2, Zm-B73-REFERENCE-NAM-5.0, whole genome shotgun sequence genome:
- the LOC100383912 gene encoding uncharacterized protein LOC100383912 — MDNGFMDIPHPPLMNDPFVLVGCSAPSSTVENMGQSTLCMDGLNPAIVSCSHVNGNTQIMNDITARDDGSRLVLGLGPTPNFYSAVSTGSKQAQRLSGQSSTFTDSGMLRLGLHTDGGGAIQCLQGPNGALHSLGIVDEASTSTTVRSMGGYMPSLLFAPRSNPTVNETQVEIPDSLNLTHSTSNSQHIQRHLQFSPEPSAMTESSFGVSSDVVTATTTSERSHSRHPKKCRFKGCSKGARGASGLCIAHGGGQRCHKPGCHKGAESSSAYCKAHGGGRRCEELGCTKSAEGKTDYCIAHGGGRRCEHPGCPKAARGKSGRCIKHGGGKRCLVKGCIRSAEGKAGLCISHGGGRRCQYPDCGKGAQGSTLYCKGHGGGKRCVFDGCSKGAEGSTPLCKAHGGGKRCMFEGGGVCAKSVHGATEYCVAHGGGKRCSVPGCTKSARGRTDCCVKHGGGKRCKVENCGKSAQGSTDFCKAHGGGKRCTWGTGCEKFSRGKSGFCAAHGTLMARQREQEAAKNVGSMIGPGLFSGIVVSSATAASSMTNEHSSSGVSTASDCDGTVRSQSMIPPQVLVPRSMMPSWSTEPVDGGREGGHVVPEGRVHGGGLLSLIGGSFRNADLEKLQS, encoded by the coding sequence ATGGATAACGGCTTCATGGACATCCCCCATCCGCCCCTGATGAATGACCCCTTTGTGTTAGTGGGATGCTCAGCGCCAAGCTCTACGGTGGAGAACATGGGCCAAAGCACACTCTGTATGGATGGCCTGAACCCAGCAATTGTTAGTTGCAGCCATGTTAATGGAAATACACAGATAATGAATGACATAACAGCGAGAGATGATGGCAGCAGGTTAGTCCTTGGTTTGGGTCCAACACCGAATTTTTATTCTGCAGTGTCCACTGGCTCAAAACAAGCTCAGAGATTGTCAGGCCAGAGTTCAACTTTCACTGATTCAGGGATGCTGAGGCTTGGCCTTCACACCGATGGTGGGGGAGCAATTCAATGTCTGCAAGGACCGAATGGAGCACTCCATTCTTTAGGTATTGTCGACGAGGCTTCGACATCTACTACTGTAAGGAGCATGGGTGGTTACATGCCATCCCTACTCTTTGCTCCCCGCTCCAATCCTACTGTCAACGAGACACAAGTAGAAATCCCAGATTCTCTAAACCTCACGCACAGCACCAGCAACAGTCAGCATATTCAACGTCACCTCCAGTTTAGCCCTGAACCCTCTGCAATGACCGAGTCTTCATTTGGTGTGAGTTCTGATGTTGTCACCGCAACAACTACATCAGAACGTAGCCATTCTCGACATCCTAAGAAATGCAGGTTCAAGGGATGTTCCAAAGGTGCAAGAGGCGCATCAGGATTGTGTATTGCTCATGGAGGTGGGCAGAGATGTCATAAACCTGGATGCCATAAAGGAGCCGAGAGCAGCTCTGCATACTGCAAAGCCCACGGTGGCGGTCGTCGGTGTGAGGAACTTGGTTGTACCAAAAGCGCAGAAGGAAAAACAGATTATTGCATTGCTCATGGTGGAGGCCGCCGCTGCGAACATCCTGGCTGTCCTAAAGCTGCCCGGGGTAAGTCTGGGCGGTGCATCAAGCATGGTGGTGGGAAGAGGTGTTTGGTTAAAGGTTGCATTCGGAGTGCGGAGGGGAAGGCTGGATTGTGCATTTCTCATGGCGGTGGTCGACGGTGCCAGTATCCAGATTGTGGCAAGGGGGCACAGGGCAGCACATTGTACTGCAAGGGACATGGTGGTGGCAAGAGGTGCGTCTTCGATGGTTGCAGCAAAGGCGCAGAGGGTAGCACACCTCTGTGCAAAGCACATGGTGGCGGGAAGCGGTGCATGTTTGAAGGAGGTGGTGTCTGTGCAAAAAGTGTGCACGGGGCTACTGAATATTgcgtggcgcatggaggaggaaagCGCTGTTCCGTGCCCGGCTGCACCAAGAGTGCTCGTGGCCGCACTGACTGCTGTGTGAAGCACGGTGGCGGCAAGCGGTGCAAGGTTGAGAACTGTGGCAAGAGCGCCCAGGGGAGCACGGACTTCTGCAAAGCCCATGGCGGAGGAAAGCGGTGCACATGGGGCACAGGCTGTGAAAAATTCTCCCGTGGCAAGAGTGGCTTCTGTGCGGCACATGGTACCTTGATGGCCAGGCAGCGAGAACAAGAGGCGGCGAAGAATGTAGGAAGCATGATTGGACCAGGTCTCTTCAGCGGCATTGTTGTGTCATCTGCCACCGCAGCAAGCAGCATGACGAACGAGCACTCGTCCTCTGGTGTCAGCACCGCTTCCGACTGCGACGGCACTGTGAGGAGCCAATCAATGATTCCTCCACAGGTGCTGGTTCCTCGCTCTATGATGCCTTCTTGGTCGACTGAGCCTGTAGATGGAGGCAGAGAGGGAGGTCATGTTGTTCCCGAGGGGAGGGTCCATGGTGGTGGCCTCCTGTCACTCATCGGTGGCAGCTTCAGGAACGCCGATTTGGAGAAGCTTCAAAGCTAG